A genomic window from Thiomonas arsenitoxydans includes:
- a CDS encoding restriction endonuclease subunit S domain-containing protein has protein sequence MRFEWVPRPLSEVAREITVGFVGTMADQYVAEGVPFLRSLNVRPFEIDLGDVKYISRDFHDRLRKSALRPGDVVIVRTGKPGTCAVVSDALPEANCSDVVIVRCGEELNPHFLSYWVNAMAASHVTAHTVGAVQQHFNVASAKLLRLPVPPLSVQDEVLAPLLAIDRRIDLLRQTNATLEAIAQALFKSWFIDFDPVRAKAEGREPEGMDAATAALFPSEFEESALGEIPKGWGVRSLDSFANYLNGLAMQKFPPESDEEYLPVIKIAQLRAGNTSGADRASSRLKPDYIVRDGDVLFSWSGSLEVELWCGGNGALNQHLFKVTSSKVPKWFYYLATKQFLPTFREIAAHKATTMGHIQRVHLMEASVAMPAPEVLDALSPLMRSILERRVIGALHARELAAVRDALLPRLISGKLRLPEAEEAFATS, from the coding sequence ATGCGGTTTGAGTGGGTGCCGCGACCTCTCTCCGAAGTGGCTCGCGAAATCACAGTGGGATTTGTGGGGACGATGGCAGACCAGTACGTCGCCGAGGGAGTGCCGTTCTTGCGGTCGTTGAATGTTCGTCCATTCGAGATTGACCTTGGTGATGTGAAGTACATCTCGCGTGACTTCCACGACCGCCTGCGGAAGTCGGCGCTACGTCCTGGTGATGTGGTCATCGTGCGGACCGGCAAGCCAGGGACGTGTGCCGTCGTTTCAGATGCTCTGCCTGAAGCGAATTGCTCTGACGTCGTCATAGTTCGCTGCGGAGAAGAGTTGAACCCGCACTTCTTGTCCTACTGGGTAAACGCCATGGCGGCTTCGCACGTCACTGCCCATACGGTTGGCGCTGTTCAGCAGCACTTCAACGTGGCGTCGGCGAAGCTGCTGCGCCTGCCCGTTCCGCCGCTGTCTGTTCAAGATGAAGTGCTCGCTCCGTTGCTAGCTATTGACCGTCGCATCGACCTCCTGCGCCAAACCAACGCCACGCTTGAAGCCATCGCCCAGGCGCTGTTCAAGAGCTGGTTCATCGACTTCGACCCCGTGCGCGCCAAGGCCGAGGGGCGCGAGCCCGAAGGCATGGATGCAGCAACGGCGGCGTTGTTTCCAAGTGAGTTCGAGGAGTCGGCGCTGGGGGAGATTCCGAAAGGGTGGGGGGTTCGCTCGCTTGACTCGTTCGCGAACTACCTCAACGGGTTGGCCATGCAGAAGTTCCCGCCGGAGAGTGATGAAGAGTACCTGCCAGTAATCAAGATTGCACAGCTTCGTGCAGGCAACACCAGTGGCGCTGACAGGGCTAGCTCGCGGCTTAAACCCGATTACATTGTGCGTGATGGTGATGTCCTCTTCTCATGGTCTGGTTCGCTTGAAGTGGAGCTATGGTGCGGCGGAAATGGCGCCCTGAATCAACATCTGTTCAAAGTAACGTCCAGCAAGGTGCCAAAGTGGTTCTACTACTTGGCAACGAAACAATTCCTGCCCACATTTCGTGAGATTGCCGCCCACAAGGCGACTACGATGGGGCATATCCAGCGGGTGCACTTGATGGAGGCGAGCGTGGCCATGCCAGCACCTGAAGTCTTGGACGCTCTTTCGCCGCTGATGAGGTCCATTCTGGAACGACGAGTGATTGGCGCGCTACATGCGCGGGAGTTGGCTGCCGTCCGCGACGCCCTCTTGCCACGCCTAATTTCAGGCAAACTTCGCCTGCCCGAGGCCGAGGAAGCCTTCGCAACTTCTTGA
- a CDS encoding restriction endonuclease, with translation MALWLVRAGKYGEHETRFLDDNRIYLTWDAFTETDLSVAKDYEGVKALMSQRYPSEPSRRLGNWSGQVWAFLLAMKVGDWVVVPSKTSPTIAIGEVVGPYAFDPKAEPMYRHSRAIKWLNKAVLRSAFGQDLLYSMGAFLTVCEIKRNDAEARVRKMAANGWRDVFVNTTASVPSNGGAESQADAVDVDLEELARDAIGKLIIQRFKGHGMARLVEAILKAQGFATYLSPEGPDKGIDILAAGGAFGFERPRICVQVKSGDTPADRPEFTQLIGAMQSVKAEQGLFVSWAGFKPTVLKEVPTHFFSVRVWNEKDLVEQVLANYDKLDQDVRAELPLKRVWMIASSEE, from the coding sequence ATGGCACTTTGGCTCGTTCGCGCTGGCAAGTATGGGGAACATGAAACTCGGTTTCTCGATGACAACCGCATCTATCTGACTTGGGATGCATTTACGGAGACCGACCTATCGGTCGCGAAGGACTACGAAGGCGTCAAGGCCCTCATGTCACAGCGTTATCCAAGCGAGCCATCGCGCCGCTTGGGAAACTGGTCAGGGCAAGTGTGGGCCTTTCTCCTCGCCATGAAGGTCGGAGATTGGGTGGTAGTGCCAAGTAAGACGTCACCCACGATTGCGATTGGGGAAGTCGTCGGGCCATATGCGTTCGACCCCAAAGCGGAGCCGATGTACCGTCACTCCCGTGCCATCAAATGGCTAAACAAGGCCGTCCTTCGCAGTGCATTTGGCCAAGACCTTCTGTATTCGATGGGTGCATTCCTGACGGTCTGCGAAATCAAGCGCAACGACGCGGAGGCGCGCGTACGCAAAATGGCGGCCAATGGATGGCGGGATGTGTTCGTGAATACGACGGCATCCGTTCCAAGCAACGGGGGTGCCGAAAGTCAGGCTGACGCGGTAGACGTGGACCTCGAAGAGCTTGCGCGCGATGCCATTGGCAAACTCATCATCCAGAGATTTAAGGGCCATGGGATGGCGAGGCTTGTCGAAGCCATCCTAAAAGCCCAAGGTTTTGCCACGTACCTCAGCCCCGAGGGGCCAGACAAGGGAATCGACATCCTGGCAGCCGGTGGCGCTTTCGGATTCGAGCGTCCCCGCATCTGCGTGCAAGTCAAATCGGGCGACACGCCGGCGGACCGACCCGAGTTCACCCAACTTATTGGGGCAATGCAGAGTGTGAAGGCCGAGCAGGGTCTCTTTGTCTCGTGGGCGGGGTTCAAGCCGACTGTGCTTAAGGAAGTCCCGACCCATTTCTTCTCGGTGCGTGTCTGGAACGAGAAGGACCTCGTTGAGCAGGTACTGGCGAATTACGACAAACTTGACCAGGATGTCCGTGCAGAACTTCCACTCAAGCGAGTCTGGATGATTGCCTCTTCGGAGGAGTGA
- a CDS encoding type I restriction endonuclease subunit R: protein MTSAVLEDHLEQATLQWLSALGWQTAHGPDISPPDARTAGTERDTYRQVCLPHRLAATIQRLNPNIPTSARDAALRLVLNPNTPGLVAANRQFHRWLVEGVPVEYQRDGETRGDRVRLIDFSDVGRNDWLAVNQFTVQGPKHTRRPDLVLFLNGLPLVVLELKNPGDENADIWGAFNQLQAYKDDIPDLFIDNELLVITDGISARMGSLTADRERFMAWRTIDGHTTDPLGSMRELETLVQGAFDRQTLLDYLQHFILFEDDGGLVKKVAGYHQFHAVRAVVDSVLKASAPGGSRKGGVVWHTQGAGKSIEMTCLAGMLIGHPELQNPTVLMVTDRNDLDNQLFGVFAGATELLHETPVQAATRPKLRELLGNRPSGGIVFTTIQKFAPGEDEDSFPVLSERSNIIVICDEAHRSQYGFAAKLPGQDDATRRYRQTAAAPLSAQDAGAIGATTALVTAAPASSVRYGYAQYLRDALPNATFVAFTGTPVSLEDRDTRAVFGDYVHIYDVEQAVKDGATVPIYYESRLAKLELAEEDTTWLDDDVDQLTEDDEDDASKTSKLRRWAALEKLVGAPPRIQKVAADIVEHFENRLAALDGKAMVVGMSREICVHLYDALVALRPEWHDPDPDKGAIKIIMTGSASDKPMLKPHIYTKEVKKRLERRYKDPADPFKLVIVRDMWLTGFDAPCLHTMYIDKPMRGHNLMQAIARVNRVFKDKPGGLVVDYIGIANELKAALKDYTLAHGKGRPTIDTHEALRLLLEKMEVLHGILHGCDYADFRTQAWQLLPKVANHILGQDDGKKRFADAVLSATKAFALCCTLDEALEHRDELAFLQATKAALTKHTTQDKKLSDEQKEHALRQILSKAVVSAEVVDIFQAAGLNKPDIGILSEEFLDDVRHMKERNLAVELLERLLKDDIKTRFKTNVVKAAKYSELLQESLKRYRNRAIETAQVIEELIAMAKQFQQEAIRGAALGLSPEERAFYDALAANESAVRELGDETLKKIAVELTLKLRNSVTVDWSVRDAVRASIRVMVKTLLRRYKYPPDKQEEATETVLKQAEMLSAEWVG from the coding sequence ATGACGAGCGCAGTCCTTGAAGACCACCTCGAACAAGCCACGCTTCAGTGGCTCTCCGCGCTCGGCTGGCAAACCGCGCATGGCCCTGACATCTCACCGCCCGACGCCAGGACCGCTGGCACCGAGCGCGACACCTACCGCCAGGTCTGCCTACCCCATCGCCTTGCGGCCACGATTCAGCGCCTGAATCCCAACATCCCGACGAGCGCACGGGACGCGGCTCTGCGCCTAGTCCTCAACCCCAACACCCCCGGCCTCGTCGCCGCCAACCGCCAGTTCCACCGCTGGCTGGTCGAAGGTGTCCCGGTCGAGTACCAGAGGGACGGCGAAACCCGCGGCGACCGCGTCCGGCTCATCGACTTCAGCGACGTTGGCCGAAACGACTGGCTGGCCGTCAACCAGTTCACCGTGCAAGGCCCCAAGCACACCCGCCGCCCCGACCTCGTGCTGTTCCTCAACGGCCTGCCCCTGGTGGTGCTGGAACTCAAGAACCCCGGCGACGAGAACGCCGACATCTGGGGCGCCTTCAACCAGCTCCAGGCCTACAAAGACGACATTCCCGACCTGTTCATCGACAACGAGCTGCTGGTCATCACCGACGGCATCTCCGCCCGCATGGGCTCGCTCACCGCCGACCGGGAACGCTTCATGGCCTGGCGCACCATCGACGGCCACACCACCGACCCGCTCGGGTCCATGCGCGAACTGGAAACCCTGGTCCAAGGTGCCTTCGACCGCCAGACCCTGCTCGACTATCTGCAGCACTTCATCCTGTTCGAGGACGATGGGGGGCTGGTCAAGAAGGTCGCCGGCTACCACCAGTTCCATGCCGTGCGCGCCGTGGTCGACAGCGTGCTCAAGGCCAGCGCCCCTGGCGGCTCGCGCAAGGGCGGGGTGGTGTGGCACACCCAGGGGGCTGGCAAGAGCATCGAGATGACCTGCCTGGCCGGCATGCTCATCGGGCACCCGGAGCTCCAGAACCCCACGGTCTTGATGGTCACCGACCGCAACGACCTGGACAACCAACTGTTCGGCGTGTTCGCCGGCGCCACCGAGCTGCTGCACGAAACCCCGGTGCAGGCCGCCACCCGCCCCAAGCTGCGCGAGCTGCTGGGCAACCGCCCCAGCGGCGGCATCGTCTTCACCACCATCCAGAAGTTCGCACCTGGCGAGGACGAAGACAGCTTCCCGGTGCTGTCCGAGCGCAGCAACATCATCGTCATCTGCGACGAAGCCCACCGCAGCCAGTACGGCTTTGCCGCCAAGCTGCCCGGACAGGACGATGCCACCCGTCGCTACCGCCAGACCGCGGCCGCGCCGCTGAGCGCGCAGGATGCCGGCGCGATTGGGGCCACCACGGCCTTGGTCACAGCGGCCCCGGCCTCCAGCGTGCGCTACGGCTACGCCCAGTACCTGCGCGACGCGTTGCCCAACGCCACCTTCGTCGCCTTCACCGGCACCCCCGTGTCGCTGGAGGACCGCGACACCCGCGCCGTGTTCGGCGACTACGTCCACATCTACGACGTCGAGCAGGCGGTCAAGGACGGCGCCACGGTGCCCATCTATTACGAGTCGCGCCTGGCGAAGCTCGAACTCGCGGAGGAGGACACCACCTGGCTTGATGATGACGTCGACCAATTGACCGAGGACGATGAGGACGACGCCAGCAAGACCAGCAAGCTGCGCCGCTGGGCCGCGCTGGAAAAACTCGTTGGCGCACCGCCCCGGATTCAGAAGGTGGCCGCCGACATCGTCGAACACTTCGAAAACCGCCTTGCCGCCCTGGACGGTAAGGCCATGGTCGTCGGCATGAGCCGCGAGATTTGCGTCCATCTCTACGACGCTCTCGTCGCCCTGCGGCCGGAATGGCACGACCCCGACCCCGACAAAGGCGCCATCAAAATCATCATGACCGGCTCGGCCTCGGACAAGCCGATGCTCAAGCCGCACATCTACACCAAAGAGGTCAAGAAGCGCCTGGAGCGGCGCTACAAGGACCCTGCCGACCCGTTCAAGCTGGTCATCGTGCGCGACATGTGGCTGACCGGCTTCGATGCGCCCTGTCTGCACACGATGTATATCGACAAGCCCATGCGTGGCCACAACCTGATGCAGGCCATCGCCCGGGTCAACCGGGTGTTCAAGGACAAGCCCGGCGGTCTGGTCGTCGACTACATCGGCATTGCCAACGAGCTCAAGGCCGCCCTGAAGGACTACACCCTGGCCCACGGCAAGGGGCGGCCGACCATCGACACCCACGAGGCCCTGCGCTTGCTGCTGGAGAAGATGGAGGTGCTCCACGGCATCCTGCACGGCTGCGACTACGCGGACTTCCGCACCCAAGCCTGGCAACTGCTGCCCAAGGTGGCCAACCATATCCTGGGCCAGGATGACGGCAAGAAGCGCTTCGCCGACGCCGTCCTGTCCGCCACCAAGGCGTTCGCGCTGTGCTGCACGCTTGACGAGGCTCTTGAACACCGGGACGAACTGGCCTTCCTGCAGGCCACCAAGGCTGCCCTGACCAAGCACACCACACAGGACAAGAAGCTCAGCGACGAGCAGAAAGAACACGCGCTGCGGCAGATTCTGAGCAAGGCCGTGGTCAGCGCCGAGGTCGTCGACATCTTCCAGGCGGCCGGGTTGAACAAACCGGATATCGGCATTCTGTCCGAGGAGTTCCTCGACGACGTGCGGCACATGAAGGAGCGCAATCTGGCGGTGGAGCTGCTGGAGCGCCTGCTCAAGGATGACATCAAGACCCGATTCAAGACCAATGTGGTCAAGGCGGCCAAGTACAGCGAATTGCTTCAGGAAAGCCTCAAGCGCTACCGCAACCGCGCCATCGAGACGGCCCAGGTCATCGAGGAACTGATTGCGATGGCCAAGCAGTTCCAGCAGGAGGCCATCAGGGGCGCCGCGCTGGGGCTGAGTCCCGAGGAGCGGGCGTTCTACGACGCGCTGGCCGCCAATGAGTCGGCGGTCAGAGAACTGGGCGACGAGACGCTGAAGAAGATTGCGGTCGAGCTGACGCTGAAACTGCGTAACTCTGTAACCGTCGATTGGTCCGTGCGCGACGCGGTGCGGGCAAGCATTCGGGTGATGGTCAAGACGCTGTTACGGCGTTACAAGTATCCGCCGGACAAGCAGGAGGAGGCAACCGAGACGGTGCTCAAGCAGGCGGAGATGCTGTCGGCGGAATGGGTAGGGTGA
- a CDS encoding WYL domain-containing protein: MANTQHHTSTPSALDPAGHWGQGRRLEFIDFRLRWEGRLNRSDVMEFFSISTPRASMDIGRYLELAPGNAFYDRSSRSYLAAKEFKPLFPDNNPERYLNELLAREAGVVPKGLSFIGWVPPLAVMPRPGRVARADVFLQVLDAIRGHKALTVVYQSMSTPRPQERVIAPHALAHDGMRWHVRAYCAQREKYLDFQLGRFLEVAPSQRPGTDGADDAAWHRMVPLVLAPHPELSPEQQHAIALDYGMVDGCTTLQCRQSMLFYTLRSLRLLKEGVESPQDQQITLRNRAAIAEFLPKDAAKS, from the coding sequence ATGGCAAACACGCAACACCACACATCCACGCCGTCGGCGCTCGACCCTGCCGGTCATTGGGGCCAAGGCCGCCGGCTCGAATTCATTGACTTTCGCCTGCGCTGGGAGGGGCGCTTGAACCGGTCTGACGTGATGGAGTTCTTCAGCATCTCCACACCGCGGGCTTCCATGGACATCGGGCGGTACCTGGAGCTGGCACCCGGCAATGCCTTCTACGACCGCAGCTCACGCAGCTACTTGGCAGCCAAGGAGTTCAAGCCGCTTTTTCCCGACAACAACCCCGAGCGCTATCTCAACGAGTTGCTGGCACGTGAGGCTGGCGTCGTGCCCAAGGGCCTCAGCTTCATCGGTTGGGTCCCGCCACTGGCCGTGATGCCGCGACCTGGACGCGTCGCACGGGCTGATGTCTTTCTCCAGGTCTTGGATGCCATCCGCGGTCACAAGGCATTGACGGTGGTGTATCAATCAATGAGCACTCCGCGGCCACAGGAGCGCGTCATTGCTCCGCACGCGCTTGCCCATGACGGGATGCGCTGGCACGTCCGTGCCTATTGCGCCCAGCGGGAGAAGTACCTCGACTTCCAGTTGGGGCGCTTTCTCGAGGTGGCTCCAAGCCAACGCCCTGGTACGGATGGGGCTGACGACGCTGCTTGGCATCGCATGGTTCCGCTGGTTCTGGCCCCGCATCCTGAACTGAGCCCCGAGCAGCAACACGCGATTGCCCTGGACTACGGGATGGTGGACGGCTGTACTACCTTGCAGTGCCGCCAATCGATGCTCTTCTACACGCTTCGCTCTCTGCGCTTGCTCAAAGAGGGAGTCGAGTCCCCGCAGGACCAGCAAATCACGCTGAGGAACCGCGCGGCGATTGCGGAGTTCCTCCCCAAGGACGCTGCTAAGAGCTGA
- a CDS encoding DUF2779 domain-containing protein has product MLTKSDLMAWRQCPRMLWLHHHPPEPQTSASVPVDRRTLDGRLVGEYARRDVGEYLWPNTSGDPASDAATALAELTAAAMLPAVEMPMVRDGLYARADALLPEAAGYVLRETKASTFPLKPDKATPSSPDEHHLDDVAVQAWVLEGAGLPLARAELNLLDNQWRYPGAGDYRGLFRQLDVTDAVQQRMRAVPQWLRQARDVVDGDMPDVRMGNQCTHPHPCPYAALCQRLEPPGPEHPLSLLPDTAGKALARKLAAKGYTSLLEPRPGELVGAQAALYRRIQQAHRTGRPILAPGANTFMQRLTYPRYYFDFEGIDLPVPRWVGLRPYEQVPFQWSCHIERAPGVFEHRAFLDLSGHDPSEPCIEEMLHAIDVEDGGPILVYYATYERGRIVELAKRHPAFEDRLKRLAARLVDLHPVVKEHFYHPAMKGSFSIKKVLPVIAPDLNYGELDEVQDGTGAQVAYLQSCFDAELTPRRKAELRRNLLAYCEQDTWAMVEIGYFLEGKGRPTELRPPSFQV; this is encoded by the coding sequence GTGCTGACCAAATCCGACCTGATGGCCTGGCGCCAATGCCCGCGGATGCTGTGGCTGCATCACCATCCGCCCGAGCCGCAAACTTCTGCGTCCGTCCCCGTCGACCGCCGCACCCTCGACGGCCGTCTCGTCGGCGAGTATGCGCGTCGGGATGTCGGGGAGTACCTCTGGCCGAACACCTCCGGAGACCCGGCAAGCGATGCTGCGACCGCGTTGGCCGAACTGACCGCCGCCGCCATGCTGCCCGCCGTCGAAATGCCCATGGTGCGCGACGGCTTGTATGCCCGCGCCGATGCCTTGCTGCCGGAGGCGGCGGGCTATGTCCTGCGCGAGACCAAGGCCTCCACGTTTCCGCTGAAGCCGGACAAGGCCACCCCGAGTTCGCCGGACGAGCATCATTTGGACGATGTCGCCGTGCAGGCCTGGGTGCTGGAAGGCGCCGGCCTGCCGCTGGCGCGCGCCGAGCTCAATCTGCTGGACAACCAATGGCGGTATCCAGGCGCCGGCGACTACCGCGGCTTGTTTCGCCAACTGGACGTCACCGATGCGGTGCAACAGCGCATGCGTGCTGTTCCACAATGGCTGCGGCAGGCTCGGGATGTGGTTGACGGCGACATGCCCGACGTCCGCATGGGCAATCAATGCACCCATCCCCACCCCTGCCCTTACGCGGCGCTGTGCCAAAGGCTGGAGCCGCCCGGCCCCGAACATCCGCTGAGTTTGCTCCCCGATACGGCTGGGAAGGCCTTGGCGCGCAAGCTCGCCGCCAAGGGCTATACGTCTTTGCTGGAGCCGCGTCCCGGTGAGCTGGTCGGTGCACAGGCGGCGTTGTACCGCCGCATCCAGCAGGCCCACCGCACCGGGCGCCCTATCCTCGCCCCTGGCGCCAACACCTTCATGCAAAGGCTGACGTATCCCCGCTACTACTTCGACTTCGAAGGCATTGACCTGCCGGTGCCGCGGTGGGTCGGCTTGCGACCTTACGAGCAGGTGCCGTTCCAGTGGTCTTGCCATATCGAGCGGGCGCCCGGCGTGTTCGAGCACCGCGCCTTCCTGGACCTCAGCGGGCATGACCCCTCCGAGCCCTGCATCGAGGAGATGCTGCACGCCATCGACGTGGAGGACGGTGGCCCCATCCTGGTGTATTACGCCACGTATGAACGAGGTCGCATCGTCGAGCTGGCCAAACGCCATCCGGCCTTCGAGGACCGGCTGAAGCGACTGGCCGCGCGATTGGTCGACCTGCACCCCGTGGTCAAGGAGCATTTCTACCATCCGGCGATGAAGGGGTCGTTCTCCATCAAGAAGGTGCTGCCGGTCATCGCCCCTGACCTGAACTATGGAGAACTGGACGAGGTGCAGGACGGCACCGGCGCGCAGGTTGCCTACCTGCAGTCCTGCTTCGACGCCGAGCTGACGCCCAGGCGCAAGGCGGAGTTACGTCGCAACCTGCTGGCCTACTGCGAACAGGACACCTGGGCCATGGTCGAGATTGGGTATTTTCTGGAAGGCAAGGGCCGGCCGACCGAACTGAGGCCGCCGTCGTTCCAGGTGTGA
- a CDS encoding site-specific integrase encodes MSRGVPCTLTKYPLADSPIRGVQRPRYRNERNRRLADGEEERIFAGARAWDLERAVDATVEQLLASHPEVPEQYRSLSQKKRIEARLRKELRPVAQAQAQPGTMMQAFVAFQLMTAARRGETLGLTWAHVDLVKQTAFLPETKNGLARTLPLRAELVAMLDALPRHDERVFPMSVDKVRDAWAYILNHAHIEGLHIHDLRHEGISRVADTGQFNLVDLQAFSGHRDLRMLTRYAHLCASKMALRLDAAFATEGAHYTHKGRERLAEKANVTMAELVSNGDASTLSVNFIAATAMPTPPRSNVIAFPERRVRA; translated from the coding sequence GTGTCAAGAGGGGTTCCCTGCACGCTTACGAAATACCCTCTGGCCGACTCACCCATCAGAGGTGTCCAACGACCACGCTACCGCAACGAGCGTAACCGCCGACTCGCTGACGGTGAAGAAGAGCGCATTTTTGCCGGTGCACGGGCCTGGGACCTCGAACGCGCCGTCGATGCGACCGTCGAACAACTGCTGGCAAGCCATCCCGAGGTCCCCGAGCAGTACCGCAGCCTCTCGCAAAAGAAGCGCATCGAGGCGCGACTGCGCAAGGAATTGCGCCCGGTAGCGCAGGCTCAAGCGCAACCCGGCACCATGATGCAGGCTTTCGTTGCATTCCAGCTGATGACCGCTGCGCGGCGGGGCGAGACCCTCGGATTGACATGGGCCCATGTGGATTTGGTCAAGCAAACCGCGTTCTTGCCCGAGACCAAGAATGGCTTGGCGCGCACCTTGCCGCTGCGCGCTGAACTCGTGGCGATGCTCGACGCCCTTCCTCGCCATGACGAACGGGTGTTCCCCATGAGCGTGGACAAGGTGCGTGACGCCTGGGCTTACATCCTGAACCATGCGCACATTGAAGGGCTTCATATCCACGACTTGCGGCACGAGGGCATCAGCCGCGTCGCCGACACGGGTCAATTCAATCTGGTCGACCTACAGGCCTTCTCCGGTCATCGTGACCTTCGAATGCTCACACGGTATGCCCACCTTTGCGCATCCAAGATGGCGCTGCGACTCGATGCCGCGTTCGCTACCGAGGGTGCGCACTACACGCATAAGGGCCGTGAACGGCTTGCCGAAAAGGCGAATGTCACGATGGCGGAGCTCGTGTCAAACGGGGACGCGTCCACCTTGTCGGTGAACTTCATTGCCGCCACGGCAATGCCCACGCCACCTCGGTCGAACGTCATCGCTTTTCCGGAACGACGCGTAAGAGCCTAG
- a CDS encoding IS66-like element ISThsp3 family transposase, whose protein sequence is MVSAIDDDKLQSLGDDPAAQYARTVIAQFGAQIAHQRAELKFQSTKIAALSFELARLKQWRFGQSSESLDTQGQLFDAKTQALLQAEEQAEDRAADAERTAPGKRRPKRQPLPSQLPRIEHRYEIDSGLCPQGHTLRRIGEEISEQLDCEPTRFFVHRHIRGKYACACCQTVLAAPLPAQLIDKGIPAPGLLAQVVLAKHDDHLPLYRQEEIYRRSGVHLPRSSLAQWVGLCGVRLEPLAQALKDHLLEQPVLHADETPVAELAPGTGKTHRAYVWVYRSAATPAVVFDYCASRAGAHARDFLQDWSGTLLTDDFSGYKALYAQGSIVEAGCWAHVRRKFFEAHKLAGSAIAQEALERIKALYAIEQTLREHPPDARTALRQRQSQPLLEALHAWLIEQRPLLAKADATARAIDYALGRWRALCVFATDGRVPIDNNAVENAIRPLALGRRNWLFVGSPQAGRRAAVLMTLIESAKLCEVDPWAYLKDVLTKLPTWPNSRLGELLPHNWAKTNPPALST, encoded by the coding sequence ATGGTCAGCGCCATCGACGACGACAAACTCCAGTCCCTGGGCGACGATCCGGCGGCGCAGTACGCGCGCACGGTCATTGCGCAGTTCGGTGCACAGATCGCGCACCAGCGTGCCGAGCTCAAATTTCAATCGACCAAGATTGCGGCCCTGAGCTTCGAGCTGGCGCGCCTCAAGCAATGGCGCTTCGGCCAGTCCAGCGAGAGCCTGGACACGCAAGGCCAGCTCTTCGACGCCAAGACGCAGGCGCTGCTGCAAGCCGAGGAACAGGCCGAGGACCGCGCCGCCGATGCGGAGCGCACCGCCCCAGGCAAACGTCGCCCCAAACGCCAGCCCCTGCCCAGCCAGTTGCCGCGCATCGAGCATCGCTACGAGATCGACTCCGGCCTGTGCCCGCAGGGCCACACCCTGCGCCGTATCGGGGAGGAGATCAGCGAGCAACTCGACTGCGAGCCCACGCGTTTCTTCGTGCACCGGCACATCCGCGGCAAGTATGCCTGCGCCTGCTGCCAGACGGTGTTGGCTGCACCCCTGCCAGCGCAACTCATTGACAAAGGCATTCCCGCCCCCGGCCTGCTGGCGCAGGTGGTGCTGGCCAAGCACGACGATCACCTGCCGCTGTACCGCCAGGAGGAGATTTACCGCCGCAGCGGCGTGCACCTCCCGCGCTCGAGCCTGGCGCAGTGGGTGGGCCTGTGCGGGGTGCGCCTGGAACCGCTGGCCCAGGCCCTCAAAGACCATCTGCTGGAGCAACCCGTGCTGCATGCCGATGAGACCCCGGTAGCCGAGCTGGCGCCGGGCACGGGCAAGACACACCGCGCTTATGTCTGGGTCTACCGCAGCGCGGCTACGCCGGCGGTGGTGTTTGACTATTGCGCCAGTCGTGCCGGTGCGCATGCGCGCGACTTCCTGCAGGATTGGTCAGGCACCTTGCTCACCGATGACTTCAGCGGCTACAAGGCGCTGTATGCCCAGGGGAGCATTGTGGAGGCGGGGTGCTGGGCGCATGTACGCAGAAAGTTCTTCGAGGCGCACAAGCTGGCGGGCAGCGCCATCGCGCAGGAGGCGCTTGAGCGCATCAAAGCCTTGTATGCCATTGAGCAGACCCTTCGGGAGCATCCGCCCGATGCGCGCACCGCGCTGCGCCAGCGCCAAAGCCAACCCCTGCTCGAGGCCTTGCACGCCTGGCTGATCGAGCAACGCCCGCTTCTGGCCAAGGCCGACGCCACGGCGCGGGCCATCGACTATGCGCTGGGCCGCTGGCGGGCGTTGTGTGTGTTTGCCACCGATGGGCGCGTGCCGATCGATAACAACGCGGTGGAAAACGCCATTCGGCCTCTCGCACTCGGGCGCCGAAACTGGCTCTTCGTGGGCTCGCCCCAGGCCGGCCGCCGAGCCGCCGTGCTCATGACGCTGATCGAATCGGCCAAGCTCTGCGAGGTCGACCCCTGGGCCTATCTCAAGGACGTGCTGACGAAGCTGCCCACCTGGCCCAACAGCCGTCTGGGCGAATTGCTGCCCCACAACTGGGCGAAAACCAATCCCCCTGCACTCAGCACCTGA